Proteins from one Candidatus Saccharimonadales bacterium genomic window:
- the rpmC gene encoding 50S ribosomal protein L29 — protein sequence MATKQVKKVAKATEVKTVEQMQELLATKQADQIALKRGHAAGELANPRVLTTTRKEIARLHAAIRAAEIASAKESK from the coding sequence ATGGCAACTAAACAAGTTAAAAAAGTTGCAAAAGCAACTGAAGTTAAGACTGTCGAACAGATGCAAGAACTTTTAGCTACTAAACAAGCTGATCAAATTGCATTAAAACGTGGTCACGCAGCTGGCGAACTTGCCAACCCGCGGGTCCTCACCACGACACGTAAAGAAATCGCACGCCTTCACGCCGCTATCCGAGCAGCTGAGATCGCAAGTGCAAAGGAGAGTAAATAA
- the rpsQ gene encoding 30S ribosomal protein S17, translated as MAKTLTGIVTSDVADKTITVTVTSRETHPIYGKQYTVSRKYAAHDEKNEAKKGDKVTISETRPVSKRKAFKLDAVILKSRGSIELKEDEA; from the coding sequence ATGGCCAAGACATTGACCGGTATCGTCACATCGGATGTGGCTGACAAAACCATCACCGTCACTGTAACTAGTCGTGAAACGCATCCTATTTATGGCAAACAATATACTGTTAGCCGAAAATACGCAGCCCACGATGAAAAGAACGAAGCGAAGAAGGGTGACAAAGTCACTATTTCTGAAACTCGTCCAGTTTCAAAACGAAAAGCTTTCAAGCTTGACGCTGTGATTTTGAAATCACGTGGCAGCATTGAACTAAAAGAGGACGAGGCATAG
- the rplN gene encoding 50S ribosomal protein L14: MIQQESRLIVCDNSGAKTLLCIRVLGGTRRRYARVGDIIVATVKTANPTGTVKRKSVVKAVVVRTRDQIQRPDGSTIAFDDNAAVIIGDDKLPKGTRVFGPVPRELRDMGYAKIISLAPEVL, from the coding sequence ATGATCCAACAAGAATCACGCCTCATCGTCTGCGATAACAGTGGTGCTAAAACGCTACTGTGTATTCGTGTACTCGGCGGTACTAGACGCCGCTACGCACGTGTTGGTGACATAATTGTCGCAACCGTAAAAACAGCTAACCCAACAGGTACTGTCAAACGTAAATCAGTCGTTAAAGCCGTTGTGGTCCGAACTCGTGATCAAATCCAACGTCCTGACGGCAGCACGATTGCATTTGATGACAATGCCGCCGTCATTATTGGCGACGACAAGCTACCAAAGGGTACTCGTGTATTTGGACCAGTTCCTAGGGAACTTCGCGACATGGGTTACGCAAAGATTATCAGCTTAGCTCCGGAGGTACTCTAA
- the rplX gene encoding 50S ribosomal protein L24 has product MAQRIQKDDVVKLISGAKKGTTGKVLRVLTKKDAVLIEGIGVGHRKVKPSQQNPRGGSKDIHVPTPLHKVALVVDEKSNATSRVGYIKNADGNKVRLARQLKNKEIK; this is encoded by the coding sequence ATGGCACAACGTATTCAAAAAGATGATGTCGTCAAGCTTATTAGTGGTGCTAAAAAGGGCACAACTGGTAAAGTACTTCGCGTATTGACTAAAAAGGATGCTGTTCTTATTGAAGGCATCGGTGTTGGTCACCGTAAAGTAAAACCATCACAGCAAAACCCACGCGGTGGTAGTAAAGATATTCACGTACCAACTCCACTACATAAAGTAGCGCTTGTTGTTGATGAAAAATCTAACGCAACCAGCCGAGTTGGGTATATTAAAAATGCTGACGGCAACAAGGTTCGCCTTGCACGTCAACTTAAGAACAAGGAGATCAAGTAA
- the rplE gene encoding 50S ribosomal protein L5: protein MAKATTTVAPRLKALYKETYVKELQAELNLKNIHQVPKLEKIVVSVGIGKNKDDKRHYETVSNTLKKITGQQPVDRMAKKSIATFKIRAGLNRVGISVTLRGARMYEFLDRLVNIALPRVRDFHGVSTKFDKGGNYNLGLIEQSIFPELTFEETQVLHGLQVTFAIKNEDATHSRALLEKFGLPFEKEGGKR, encoded by the coding sequence ATGGCTAAAGCTACTACTACTGTTGCTCCTCGCCTGAAAGCTTTATATAAGGAAACTTATGTCAAAGAACTACAAGCCGAACTGAACCTAAAGAATATTCATCAGGTGCCAAAGCTCGAGAAAATTGTAGTCAGCGTTGGTATCGGCAAGAATAAAGATGACAAGCGTCATTACGAAACCGTGAGTAACACACTAAAAAAGATCACTGGCCAACAGCCAGTTGATCGCATGGCCAAAAAATCTATCGCGACATTTAAAATTCGTGCTGGTCTTAACCGTGTTGGGATTAGTGTAACGCTTCGTGGTGCTCGTATGTACGAGTTCCTTGATCGTCTTGTTAATATCGCACTTCCTCGTGTTCGTGACTTCCATGGTGTATCAACGAAATTTGATAAAGGTGGAAACTACAACCTTGGTCTTATTGAACAATCGATTTTCCCTGAATTAACATTCGAGGAAACACAAGTACTTCACGGCCTACAGGTTACTTTCGCAATTAAAAACGAAGACGCAACCCATTCCCGTGCATTACTTGAAAAATTCGGTCTACCAT